A region of Marasmius oreades isolate 03SP1 chromosome 9, whole genome shotgun sequence DNA encodes the following proteins:
- a CDS encoding uncharacterized protein (MEROPS:MER0001400; antiSMASH:Cluster_9.1) produces MSFQKSFFVAVLAAVLCASLSEAAPWPASSKHATHRRRLVGRGVSLESYHPQPKFQTFGEGKLMADAQSFAQPDGLKSNVMNWLATNLQVNSSNLEWTSGWAAENGLSCGYVKQVHDGVPFTNAVANVAFQKNNAISFGNSFVATSNIAPSKPTVDVDDAISTAESTLGGTHNGIEPALQYLAQPDGSAALVHAVQIENEADQSFVEAYVDAHSGKLVSVNDFVADASFRALPIDKKLISDGLELIKDPESLDVSPLGWNNDGTTNTTDTTGNNAVVVKLSGQNQVQSTLGKDVNGQLTFDFTYDQKKDPTDPTNIDAARTNGFFIANEYHDILYRYGFTEKAFNFQNTNFGKGGAEADPVLMSVQDPSGTNNANFATPPDGQPGQCRMFIFDLTNPRQDGAMENAVPVHELTHGVTNRMTGGGTGRCLQSLQAGGMGEGWSDAVADWMTQTTAQTQDFVVGQGVSGKAGGLRSKPYSVDPAVNPLKYSDIGKLQEVHQIGEVWANTLHTVYADLVTSLGFNANAKTDPTGKEGNVVWMNLIITGLTLQPCNPTVLDARDAIVQADKTLNNGANECTLRTSFAKKGLGLNATPDFQDDDTVPANCK; encoded by the exons ATGAGCTTCCAAAAGTCTTTCTTCGTCGCTGTTCTTGCTGCCGTGCTGTGCGCGTCTCTGTCGGAAGCTGCTCCTTGGCCAGCATCCTCCAAACATGCAACTCATCGCAGACGACTGGTCGGTCGCGGGGTTTCTTTGGAGTCTTACCATCCTCAACCCAAGTTCCAA ACCTTCGGTGAAGGGAAGTTGATGGCTGACGCGCAATCCTTCGCACAACCTGATGGGCTCAAGTCGAATGTTATGAACTGGTTGGCAACCAATCTCCAAGTCAATTCGTCCAACCTAGAATGGACGTCAGGATGGGCGGCGGAGAACGGCCTTTCGTGCGGTTATGTGAAACAAGTCCAT GACGGGGTTCCCTTTACTAATGCCGTGGCGAACGTTGCCTTCCAGAAAAACAATGCGATCAGTTTCGGAAACTCGTTCGTCGCTACGT CCAACATCGCCCCTTCGAAGCCGACGgtcgatgtcgacgatgcaATTTCGACAGCAGAATCGACACTCGGTGGTACCCACAATGGTATTGAGCCCGCGCTCCAATATCTTGCTCAGCCCGATGGTTCCGCGGCTCTGGTACACGCTGTTCAAATCGAGAACGAGGCCGACCAGTCCTTTGTCGAGGCCTACGTTGATGCCCATTCTGGAAAGCTCGTCTCCGTCAATGATTTCGTTGCTGATGCGTCG TTCAGGGCCCTACCGATCGACAAGAAGTTGATCAGTGATGGTCTCGAATTGATCAAAGACCCGGAAAGTCTCGACGTCTCCCCCCTTGGATGGAACAATGATGGAACCACGAACACCACCGATACCAC cggaaacaatgccgtcGTTGTCAAGCTTAGCGGCCAAAACCAAGTCCAGTCCACTCTTGGTAAGGACGTGAACGGACAGCTCACTTTCGACTTCACCTACGACCAGAAGAAGGATCCTACGGACCCCACCAACATCGATGCTGCCCGTACCAATGGATTCTTCATCGCTAACGAATACCACGATATCCTTTACCGATACGGATTCACCGAGAAAGCATTCAACTtccagaacaccaactttggGAAGGGTGGCGCAGAGGCAGACCCAGTCTTGATGTCCGTCCAAGATCCTTCCGGCACAAACAACGCCAACTTCGCTACTCCCCCTGATGGTCAGCCTGGTCAATGCCGTATGTTCATCTTCGACCTTACCAAT CCTAGACAGGACGGTGCTATGGAGAACGCCGTCCCTGTTCATGAATTGACCCACGGTGTCACTAACCGTATGACTGGAGGTGGAACTGGCCGTTGCTTGCAATCTCTCCAGGCTGGTGGTATGGGTGAGGGATGGTCTGATGCTGTCGCCGA CTGGATGACTCAAACCACAGCTCAAACCCAGGACTTTGTCGTCGGACAAGGTGTTTCCGGGAAAGCTGGAGGTCTCCGATCCAAGCCGTACTCTGTCGACCCAGCTGTGAACCCTCTCAAGTACTCTGATATCGGGAAGCTTCAGGAAGTTCACC AAATTGGAGAAGTTTGGGCCAACACCCTCCATACCGTATACGCAGACCTCGTCACCTCCCTCGGTTTCAACGCGAACGCCAAGACAGACCCCACCGGTAAAGAGGGGAATGTCGTCTGGATGAACCTTATCATCACCGGTCTTACCCTCCAACCTTGCAACCCGACCGTACTCGATGCCCGAGACGCTATTGTCCAAGCCGATAAGACCCTCAACAACGGTGCGAATGAATGTACTTTGAGAACGTCATTCGCCAAAAAGGGTCTCGGGTTGAATGCAACTCCCGATTTCCAGGATGATGATACTGTTCCTGCTAATTGTAAGTAA
- a CDS encoding uncharacterized protein (antiSMASH:Cluster_9.1) produces the protein MKRTAGTSAYLDTTIPPPSFPLLLEAQELYSVYRTFALSKKPEAIVPSVCKKLAILCRYFFGGLWMRGLDLGMGYLVIFRTFDSKFKGNAITSLLLFEKETNGDSFNFAFSLGFHAPVVDKHMYWVGTMGYPRHLACCIR, from the exons ATGAAGCGAACAGCCGGAACATCAGCGTATCTGGATACAACGA TTCCCCCCCCTTCTTTTCCCCTCCTTTTAGAAGCGCAAGAACTCTACTCTGTATATCGCACCTTTGCCCTCTCCAAGAAGCCTGAGGCGATAGTCCCATCCGTCTGTAAGAAGCTCGCCATTTTATGTCGATATTTCTTTGGAGGATTGTGGATGCGCGGACTGGATCTCGGGATGGGGTACCTGGTGATCTTCCGAACTTTTGATTCGAAATTCAAAGGAAACGCAATCACCTCTCTG TTACTCTTTGAGAAGGAAACGAATGGGGATTCGTTCAATTTCGCCTTTTCGCTCGGGTTTCACGCACCTGTGGTTGATAAGCATATGTATTGGGTCGGTACTATGGGTTACCCGAGACATCTTGCTTGCTGTATTCGCTGA
- a CDS encoding uncharacterized protein (antiSMASH:Cluster_9.1), whose product MNDAQYKDKNSMSLPHPEKSFIKCTVQEVLQKCNLPFDRLPFDENFYNRCKEMLDSKYHLPSSIGPYLYVGASIASTAYSHLPEDNRVHVAIYTTLVSALDDNSHKRMEGFNHRFVKGLPQDDPILDALAKHLLDAHEYYGQIQCNLIVTSTLDFVTSLMMDIDMTNVACSPSFAAYCRSISGVQVAYTMFMFPKSIEFTSYIHCLPHISIYINYLNDVLSFYKEELRGEEENFASMLAKESLITKQEAIQRLADDVVEAERNISKGLAGNQSALDIWQSFKVGFVRFHTSCHRYKLQELFELPLTSWEIQKMG is encoded by the exons ATGAACGACGCGCAATACAAAGACAAAAAT TCCATGTCATTACCACACCCTGAAAAGTCCTTTATCAAGTGTACCGTTCAAGAGGTTCTCCAGAAGTGCAACCTCCCGTTCGACAGGCTTCCGTTCGACGAAAACTTCTACAACCGATGTAAAGAGATGTTGGACTCCAAATACCATTTACCATCGTCGATCGGTCCATACCTCTACGTCGGAGCCTCCATCGCCTCTACAGCATATTCCCATCTTCCAGAGGACAACCGAGTGCACGTCGCCATATATACTACACTTGTGTCAGCGCTAGATGATAATAGTCACAAGCGGATGGAAGGTTTCAACCATCGGTTCGTGAAAGGACTTCCGCAGGACGATCCCATCCTCGATGCTCTGGCAAAACATCTTCTCGATGCACATGAGTATTATGGTCAAATACAGTGCAACTTGATTGTGACGTCCACGTTGGACTTTGTAACTTCTTTGATGATGGACATAGACATGACA AACGTAGCCTGCTCACCCAGTTTCGCCGCTTACTGTCGAAGTATTTCTGGCGTCCAGGTGGCCTACACGATGTTTATGTTCCCGAAGAGCATCGAGTTCACATCGTATATTCACTGTTTACCTCACATATCAATTTACATCAATTACCTGAA TGACGTGCTTTCGTTTTACAAGGAGGAGCTTCGGGGGGAGGAGGAAAACTTTGCATCTATGCTCGCAAAGGAATCTCTGATCACGAAGCAGGAGGCCATTCAGCGCCTCGCTGATGACGTTGTAGAAGCCGAGAGAAATATCTCGAAAGGATTGGCTGGCAATCAGTCCGCCTTGGACATTTGGCAGAGCTTCAAAGTGGGATTTGTTCGTTTCCATACCTCATGCCACCGGTACAAGCTCCAGGAGTTATTCGAACTCCCATTGACTTCCTGGGAGATCCAGAAGATGGGCTAA
- a CDS encoding uncharacterized protein (antiSMASH:Cluster_9.1) codes for MLPRVPTPPESPITPPNTPRRDDRSRKFRFSTEFSRTSIRDRLADLKNRTATDHAERNPWTEGDPYRFSPPKKRDPWEECIKLVERHDDENCRGWKEHIDTLLVFAGLFSAAVTAFIIESYRQLQEDPNEASLRILTQISQQLLNSSNPLTVPNDMRGHGMFIPTSSAIRINTCWFLSLTLSLSTALFGILCKQWLHEYRRDVPTASHKDSLGLRHMRFEGFHKWGVPIVLSILPILLQISLVLFFAGLLDLLWSLHYIPAIVTTLAVSSSVLVLIFTTVLPAYYVLTWNSRSSTDSVFLCPYKSPQSWWVYRLVHFLSTFVRANSRNVRWHLEASDWASVDFKLFRSHQPPSFDCHTYPVRSLKWIRDVFGDNLSTAFNLFHCLQEVNEEEEAFVIGEDGGGKRDALNQKFLSSHSWDKDVQLFCAELALRQINTSPGSNNIGAYLWYLTLPGAIDCENPAPEYEIFLHQLLSTLKHHLLQEHVNSQDVDPLLSISRMLWTHPVRSVRLSSLSLLDDINSWLSKPSNDGAQSAQLLQRIRKCCTAILFVMSSTTRDFSAFASSDHTPRFIRSLDRHLNDLNHTIDPSSESWTRRYWIQTREIVDYLETLWPPSAENLRGTLSVVKDSSTINWSPSSGATTVIIEGPLGDDYGDQTLVVEEPVSGS; via the exons ATGCTGCCTCGGGTCCCTACTCCTCCTGAATCACCAATAACTCCCCCGAATACTCCTCGAAGAGATGATAGG TCCCGGAAATTTCGCTTTTCAACCGAGTTTTCACGCACCAGTATCCGAGACAGACTCGCAGATTTGAAGAACAGAACCGCCACAGATCACGCAGAG AGAAATCCGTGGACAGAAGGCGATCCCTATCGGTTTAGTCCACCAAAGAAACGCGACCCATGGGAAGAATGTATCAAGTTGGTCGAGAGGCATGACGATGAGAATTGTAGGGGATGGAAAGAGCATATTGATACCCTTCTTGTCTTT GCAGGTCTGTTCTCCGCCGCGGTCACAGCTTTCATTATCGAGTCTTACCGTCAACTCCAAGAGGATCCAAACGAAGCCAGCCTTCGAATTCTGACTCAAATCTCCCAACAACTTTTAAACTCGTCGAATCCTCTCACAGTTCCTAATGATATGAGAGGGCATGGCATGTTTATACCCACCTCATCCGCTATACGAATCAACACCTGTTGGTTCCTTAGTTTGACTCTGAGCCTTTCTACTGCCCTGTTTGGTATTCTTTGCAAGCAGTGGCTTCATGAATACCGGAGAGATGTACCGACCGCCTCGCACAAAGATTCCCTTGGCCTCCGGCATATGCGCTTTGAGGGATTCCACAAATGGGGCGTTCCAATCGTCTTGTCGATTCTCCCAATCCTTCTTCAGATTTCCCTCGTACTCTTCTTCGCCGGACTCCTCGACCTTCTCTGGTCACTTCACTATATCCCTGCTATTGTGACGACACTCGCGGTCAGCAGTAGCGTTCTCGTTCTTATCTTCACCACCGTCTTACCTGCCTACTACGTTTTGACATGGAATTCCCGTTCATCAACTGACTCCGTATTCCTATGCCCCTACAAGTCGCCCCAATCATGGTGGGTCTATAGACTGGTCCATTTTCTTTCGACTTTTGTGAGGGCGAATTCTCGTAACGTTCGATGGCATCTCGAAGCATCCGATTGGGCCTCCGTTGACTTCAAACTCTTCCGCTCCCATCAACCTCCGTCTTTTGACTGTCACACATATCCCGTTCGGAGTCTTAAATGGATTCGCGACGTATTCGGAGACAACCTTTCTACAGCGTTTAATCTCTTCCATTGTCTTCAAGAAGtgaatgaggaggaggaagcgtTTGTAATCGGTGAAGACGGAGGTGGCAAGAGGGATGCTTTGAATCAGAAGTTCTTGTCATCTCACTCATGGGACAAAGATGTTCAGCTCTTCTGTGCTGAACTTGCCCTACGACAGATTAATACCTCCCCAGGTTCGAATAACATCGGGGCATACTTATGGTATCTGACCCTTCCCGGAGCAATTGACTGCG AAAATCCTGCACCCGAATATGAAATATTCTTACATCAGCTCCTTTCCACCCTCAAGCATCACCTTCTCCAGGAACACGTCAACTCTCAGGATGTCGATCCTCTACTTTCGATCTCGCGTATGCTTTGGACACATCCCGTACGCTCCGTTCGATTATCGAGTTTGTCATTGCTCGACGACATCAACTCCTGGCTCTCTAAACCTTCAAATGACGGTGCTCAGTCTGCCCAACTTCTTCAGCGGATTCGGAAATGTTGTACGGCCATCCTTTTCGTCATGAGTAGTACAACACGCGACTTTTCTGCCTTCGCTTCGTCGGATCACACACCACGGTTTATACGGTCTTTAGATAGACATCTCAACGACCTGAATCACACGATAGATCCTTCGTCGGAATCATGGACGCGGAGATATTGGATCCAGACGAGGGAGATCGTGGATTATCTGGAAACTCTATGGCCGCCATCAGCTGAAAATCTACGGGGGACTCTATCCGTCGTGAAGGATTCGAGCACAATAAATTGGAGTCCGTCGTCAGGGGCAACAACTGTTATTATTGAGGGCCCACTGGGTGACGATTATGGGGACCAGACCCTAGTAGTTGAAGAGCCTGTGTCAGGTTCTTGA
- a CDS encoding uncharacterized protein (antiSMASH:Cluster_9.1): protein MLNLQYTENTSYIDPSVQVAVRVRTVIDLKTIPTLAKLVQPVSTGYHRAPFVNSYVFVSGTDEKQEQTLEGGPHFNASYQSTLDKIQMRGWKR from the exons ATGCTAAATCTTCAATACACGGAGAACACCTCGTACATTGATCCATCAGTTCAGGTTGCAGTGAGGGTTCGCACAGTCATCG ACTTGAAGACTATACCCACGCTTGCAAAGCTCGTGCAGCCCGTCAGCACAGGATACCACCGTGCACCCTTTGTAAATTCATATGTATTCGTGTCCGGTACGGATGAAAAACAGGAGCAGACGTTGGAGGGAGGGCCACATTTTAACGCGAGCTATCAGTCTACTTTGGATAAGATTCAGATGAGGGGGTGGAAGAGGTAG
- a CDS encoding uncharacterized protein (antiSMASH:Cluster_9.1), whose protein sequence is MGSYWQTIASSPVPSSVLAILLLTAVLTVKNATYLQRFLLFTLISLLIAHTITSTTSAGAVFVDWTIGHMLIHMLLMASDFLVLSQDPHAEFLPVRENESQRSKWGDRSLWSRLKWALSLMLNTRCIGWTHEPRKGILPAPRVFRPRRQRILLTSLQVLQFFVLMLLNDVLIKLNPAFRFGSPGVSSSGMSWHLLACLSGGLIVYAPFSIGHAIWELICVGIFGMDKPGEWCPLFGDIGEAWTVTRFWGVTWHQTMRRSFGSHARFLAHRMMRLRQGSFMNRLIQTLVAFFLSGVMHQTGEYMVAREHGHGWWNEGGGSFRFFMLQPLAIVLEHCLLGGKVSKPSIGWRIFGYLWVLLWFSLTVPVWLNGAVRVGLMDQRVGLVFPRSFNVLPGGWDQYR, encoded by the exons ATGGGATCTTACTGGCAGACGATAGCTTCGTCTCCCGTACCATCTTCGGTGCTCGCGATTTTGCTCTTGACGGCAGTGTTAACGGTCAAAAACGCGACTTACCTCCAacgtttccttcttttcacGCTTATATCTCTCCTCATCGCTCACACAATCACTTCTACCACAAGTGCTGGTGCCGTCTTCGTTGACTGGACTATCGGACATATGCTAATCCATATGTTACTAATGGCCTCcgattttctcgttctctCTCAAGACCCTCATGCAGAATTTCTTCCAGTACGAGAAAACGAAAGCCAGCGGAGTAAATGGGGGGATAGGTCACTATGGTCGAGGCTGAAATGGGCTTTATCCTTGATGCTCAATACTCGATGCATTGGATGGACGCACGAACCTCGAAAAGGGATTCTACCCGCTCCTCGAGTGTTTCGGCCACGAAGACAACGCATTCTCCTTACATCCCTTCAAGTATTGCAATTCTTCGTATTGATGTTACTCAACGACGTCTTGATCAAACTCAATCCCGCCTTCCGATTCGGAAGCCCTGGCGTCAGTTCCTCTGGAATGTCTTGGCACCTACTGGCTTGCTTAAGTGGTGGGCTGATTGTATACGCACCTTTCAGTATCGGGCATGCAATATGGGAGCTTATCTGTGTTGGAATTTTCGGGATGGACAAGCCGGGTGAATGGTGTCCGCTGTTTGGAGATATAGGAGAGGCGTGGACCGTCACTCGGTTTTGGGG TGTTACGTGGCATCAGACGATGCGCCGT TCTTTCGGTTCTCATGCGCGTTTTTTGGCTCACCGTATGATGCGACTACGTCAAGGATCCTTTATGAATCGATTAATCCAAACCCTCGTGGCGTTCTTTCTCTCGGGAGTCATGCACCAGACTGGTGAATACATGGTCGCTCGTGAGCATGGACATGGTTGGTGGAATGAAGGCGGAGGTAGCTTCAGATTCTTCATGTTGCAACCCCTAGCAATTGTGTTAGAACACTGTTTACTAGGAGGGAAGGTCTCGAAACCGAGCATAGGGTGGAGAATTTTTGGATATCTATGGGTTCTGTTATGGTTCAGTCTGACTGTACCGGTATGGTTGAATGGAGCAGTAAGAGTCGGGCTGATGGATCAGAGGGTTGGGTTGGTATTTCCACGATCTTTCAATGTGTTACCGGGAGGATGGGATCAGTATCGGTAG
- a CDS encoding uncharacterized protein (antiSMASH:Cluster_9.1) produces the protein MNASQPTAQLAQNDIGTTASVPSQKPLRSRKRVDDHIPRPPNAFVLFRKDIAPELHRLHQKEISKIASQRWDVAKTDGSAAKYYLLAEKEKQRHALRYPDYKYQPERRSKDAKGRKKVTEVAQPSQRLPEATSPAQPIPSSSFGTIPGSSGYPLPFPSSISPLPVLWTATGGVPPRASPGTYAIAYPGPIYFAEALDATHFAGLTYARPYLQSSPATTPSPSASSGSGTSGTHPLFNPIPTTSSSPPHSDDVDVSLPSVGPSDETPLPQDAVCGAPKEVKEYEETCTGYDAVLDGQVLNAMFDGDDYPKEAEVEAQFQPSANSPEPLDAPRGDDEERTSDEEDEPKPQSSFDVDTSLSGPVSKVLTDCAETEVPMPHASLEVNTAVEDGANLPELPVSEAPRVFGQNFDSAFKPMLEIKCEVFETKDQSSPTFKLGQDDNWEWAKSRSFEQDSEGYISDTSHLSDLDSDCSDDDIQPGLSIAERIVEVLTFPLNFEREYYVYAISEMNDITNALITGYSETYFSNIIGGVEDYDSSFQARFDELLDSCGSYGVQRAEPLFHPLLLPPA, from the exons ATGAACGCGTCTCAACCAACGGCCCAGTTAGCTCAGAACGATATTGGGACGACCGCCTCAGTTCCCTCCCAGAAGCCGCTGCGCTCCAGGAAACGGGTAGATGACCACATTCCCAGACCTCCAAATGCCTTCGTCTTGTTTCGTAAAGATATTGCCCCTGAACTCCACAGACTCCATCAGAAGGAAATTTCCAAAATTGCATCACAGCGGTGGGATGTCGCGAAGACGGACGGAAGTGCTGCCAAGTACTACCTCCTCGCCGAAAAGGAGAAACAACGGCACGCCCTGAGATACCCAGACTACAAATACCAGCCCGAGAGACGTTCCAAGGATgcgaaaggaaggaaaaaggTAACAGAAGTCGCCCAGCCCTCTCAGCGACTTCCCGAAGCTACTAGCCCTGCACAGCCaattccttcttcatctttcggCACGATCCCTGGGAGCAGTGGGTACCCTTTGCCATTTCCCTCCTCAATCAGTCCTCTTCCCGTTCTCTGGACGGCCACTGGAGGGGTACCACCACGTGCTAGTCCTGGTACCTACGCTATTGCTTATCCAGGTCCGATCTATTTCGCCGAGGCGCTAGACGCGACACACTTCGCAGGTTTGACTTATGCGCGTCCTTACCTTCAGTCATCGCCGGCAACTACTCCCAGCCCCTCAGCTAGCTCTGGCAGCGGCACGAGCGGCACCCATCCCTTGTTTAACCCTATTCCgaccacatcttcctccccGCCTCACTCAGACGATGTCGACGTTTCCTTACCTTCAGTGGGACCATCGGACGAAACCCCCCTGCCTCAAGATGCAGTATGTGGCGCACCGAAGGAGGTGAAGGAGTACGAAGAGACGTGTACAGGATATGATGCGGTACTCGACGGTCAGGTTTTGAATGCCATGTTCGATGGCGACGACTATCCGAAGGAAGCGGAAGTTGAAGCTCAATTCCAACCCTCTGCAAATAGCCCCGAACCACTGGACGCGCCTAGGGGAGATGACGAAGAAAGAACTagtgatgaggaagatgagccCAAGCCTCAATCATCTTTCGACGTCGACACGAGTTTGTCCGGGCCTGTTTCCAAAGTACTCACCGATTGCGCTGAGACTGAGGTACCAATGCCACATGCGTCGCTTGAAGTAAATACGGCTGTGGAGGATGGCGCAAATTTGCCCGAACTCCCAGTCAGCGAAGCCCCCCGTGTGTTCGGCCAAAATTTTGACTCTGCGTTCAAACCAATGCTCGAAATCAAATGCGAGGTTTTCGAGA CGAAGGATCAATCTTCTCCAACATTCAAGTTGGGACAAGATGACAACTGGGAGTGGGCCAAGAGTCGCTCGTTCGAACAGGACAGCGAAGGCTACATATCCGATACTTCCCATTTGTCCGACCTCGATTCTGATTGTTCCGACGACGACATCCAACCCGGATTAAGCATCGCTGAAAGAATTGTAGAGGTCCTAACCTTCCCTCTCAATTTTGAACGAGAATATTACGTTTACGCCATTTCCGAAATGAACGACATCACAAATGCACTGATTACCGGTTACTCAGAAACCTATTTCTCTAACATTATCGGCGGTGTTGAAGATTACGATTCGTCCTTCCAAGCCAGGTTCGACGAGCTGCTCGATAGTTGCGGTTCCTACGGTGTACAACGCGCCGAGCCGTTATTCCATCCCCTCCTTTTGCCCCCCGCATGA